One segment of Thermus tengchongensis DNA contains the following:
- the gcvH gene encoding glycine cleavage system protein GcvH — MDIPKDRFYTKTHEWALPEGDTVLVGITDYAQDALGDVVYVELPEVGRKVEKGEAVAVVESVKTASDIYAPVAGEVVEVNAALEKTPELINQDPYGEGWIFRIRPLDMGHLDDLLDAAGYQEVLESEG, encoded by the coding sequence ATGGACATACCCAAGGACCGCTTTTACACCAAGACCCACGAGTGGGCCCTGCCCGAGGGGGACACGGTTTTGGTGGGCATCACCGACTACGCCCAGGACGCTTTGGGGGACGTGGTCTATGTGGAGCTCCCCGAGGTGGGGCGGAAGGTGGAGAAAGGGGAGGCGGTGGCGGTGGTGGAGAGCGTGAAGACCGCCTCCGACATCTACGCCCCCGTGGCCGGGGAGGTGGTGGAGGTGAACGCCGCCTTGGAGAAGACCCCGGAGCTCATCAACCAGGACCCCTACGGGGAGGGCTGGATCTTCCGCATCCGTCCCTTGGACATGGGGCACCTGGACGACCTTCTGGATGCCGCTGGCTACCAGGAGGTTTTGGAGAGCGAAGGATAA